From a single Bacteroidota bacterium genomic region:
- a CDS encoding CocE/NonD family hydrolase, whose amino-acid sequence MMRFRQLALLFLGFVCCFGAFEAQGQNVLNGKIDAISEFSTRQTIPFTMPDGIKLSTDVFIPQTQDCMLVNITLPLPGWLGGTTNLGDVMLIPNRTQIIFYDSIGGQLNPNPYQLPVVFTRTPYDKTGDITGEYVCLFGYASVMQDMRGRYASEGVYMPMYSDSWDKNPYHPNYGHVLDVTDLSDPRNGNRHEDGYNSIKFIIDSLFRDYGNLPHTSDKMTTGDIAMFGASALGNSQYQAAAAHRIDPDPTKPGLKALFPIVATLEHYRYTGYQNGVFRDRIVTGWLKGQIFTGTDDDLNDIDNDIDNTLHSATDYGLPNKFDAANKAIDHFSTVQYNDEPCGYYPTSRGRADMDASAAPVDANGEGDPNGQFSRYTNLKVPAYHLSGWWDIFTDGQIDTWQRMRQYNEPGIRNLQKLIIGPWAHQTTGGRTTGDRTYPENVGDLIGINLDDFGNNLDLGKAINSEIVGWFRYNLNYIPGRELGEPKVIIPESQIWQDVGSNLFQVRVPSADLVLPLQDLINFIIGEGDLQGVPVEVKENLFGNTLPFTIPVPNLGPLIPDIAASPMGAIPFKDFSQGVPAVRMYVPGPVDDGVAANQGVGNYWFAADTFPMVQHIRWTPKYLHQDGRMDDAAPVADEGYKLFVHDPDNPIATIGGSNMIVRTPDGTRDSQGQFNLADPRYAPYTMDREGVIAFETDALNDTMTIMGFPVMNLYAKTNPAGPAGPTDTDFNVRVLDVYPDGSQYFVFEGAVNARARLYAKHMADHGVEKADIPFNNIESGQIYQYKFRMLPIAYTWGIDHKVKILISSSNYTRYQVNPNLPIEDGEFFRRKPGDGQTYMYNGVEMAPRVAVQRVHFSPEHPAYINLPVYDPNFFVGEAEAATMEMGTDMLIYPNPTRNIATVHASKPGNYRLQVFNAIGQLVIDGDMREQMELEMGAMQSGVYFVKMIDQKTGKSASEKLVVQK is encoded by the coding sequence ATGATGCGATTTCGACAATTGGCATTGCTGTTTTTAGGGTTTGTCTGCTGTTTTGGGGCATTCGAAGCTCAAGGCCAAAACGTCTTGAACGGGAAAATTGACGCTATTTCGGAGTTTTCTACGCGGCAAACCATCCCATTTACCATGCCCGATGGGATCAAACTCAGCACAGATGTGTTTATTCCGCAGACCCAGGACTGCATGTTGGTCAACATCACCCTTCCGCTTCCCGGTTGGCTGGGCGGTACGACCAATTTGGGCGATGTGATGCTCATTCCCAATCGCACGCAGATTATTTTTTATGATTCGATCGGCGGGCAATTGAATCCGAATCCTTATCAATTGCCTGTCGTTTTTACGCGTACACCTTATGATAAAACGGGCGACATCACCGGCGAATACGTTTGCCTCTTTGGCTACGCCTCCGTCATGCAAGACATGCGTGGACGTTATGCCTCCGAGGGCGTTTACATGCCCATGTACAGTGACAGTTGGGACAAAAACCCCTATCACCCCAATTACGGGCACGTTTTGGATGTGACTGACTTGTCAGACCCGCGCAACGGCAACCGCCACGAAGACGGTTACAATTCGATTAAATTCATCATTGACAGCCTTTTCCGCGACTACGGAAACCTGCCCCACACCTCTGACAAGATGACCACAGGCGACATTGCGATGTTTGGTGCCTCTGCACTGGGCAATTCGCAGTATCAAGCCGCAGCCGCGCATCGCATCGATCCTGATCCCACCAAACCCGGTCTCAAAGCCTTGTTTCCGATTGTCGCGACCCTCGAGCATTACCGCTATACCGGTTACCAAAATGGTGTTTTCCGTGACCGCATTGTCACGGGATGGCTCAAGGGACAGATTTTTACGGGAACCGACGATGACCTCAACGACATCGACAACGACATCGACAATACCTTGCACAGCGCCACGGATTACGGTCTCCCCAACAAATTCGATGCTGCCAACAAGGCCATTGACCACTTCAGCACCGTTCAATACAATGATGAGCCCTGCGGTTACTACCCGACAAGTCGCGGCCGCGCCGACATGGACGCATCCGCTGCGCCCGTTGATGCCAATGGCGAAGGCGACCCCAACGGTCAATTCAGCCGCTACACCAACCTGAAAGTGCCGGCCTACCATCTCAGCGGATGGTGGGACATCTTTACGGATGGCCAAATTGACACATGGCAAAGGATGCGGCAATACAATGAACCCGGTATTCGCAACCTGCAAAAGCTCATTATCGGCCCTTGGGCTCACCAAACCACAGGTGGACGCACGACAGGTGACCGCACCTATCCCGAAAATGTCGGTGACTTGATCGGCATCAACCTCGACGACTTCGGCAATAATCTGGACCTTGGAAAGGCGATCAATTCGGAGATTGTCGGATGGTTCCGCTACAATTTGAATTATATCCCCGGCCGCGAGCTTGGCGAACCCAAAGTCATCATCCCTGAGAGCCAAATCTGGCAGGATGTCGGAAGCAACTTGTTTCAAGTGCGTGTTCCATCAGCTGATTTGGTGTTGCCATTGCAGGATCTGATCAACTTTATCATCGGCGAAGGCGACTTGCAGGGTGTACCCGTTGAGGTCAAGGAAAATCTGTTTGGCAACACTTTGCCTTTCACGATTCCCGTTCCGAATCTTGGTCCGCTCATCCCGGACATCGCTGCGTCACCGATGGGCGCGATTCCCTTCAAGGATTTTTCACAGGGTGTACCCGCTGTGCGGATGTATGTGCCTGGTCCTGTGGATGATGGTGTTGCTGCCAATCAAGGTGTAGGCAATTATTGGTTTGCTGCCGATACCTTCCCAATGGTACAGCACATCCGTTGGACGCCCAAATATTTGCACCAAGATGGCCGCATGGACGATGCCGCGCCGGTTGCGGACGAAGGTTACAAATTGTTTGTCCACGATCCCGACAACCCGATTGCGACGATTGGTGGCAGCAACATGATCGTGCGGACCCCCGATGGCACCCGCGACAGCCAAGGCCAATTCAACCTGGCTGACCCGCGGTACGCACCTTATACCATGGACCGTGAAGGTGTAATCGCCTTTGAAACCGATGCCCTGAACGATACCATGACCATCATGGGCTTTCCTGTCATGAATCTCTATGCAAAGACCAATCCTGCGGGGCCTGCCGGGCCAACAGATACCGATTTCAACGTGCGTGTGTTGGACGTGTATCCCGATGGAAGTCAGTATTTTGTATTTGAAGGTGCCGTGAATGCCCGTGCGCGGTTGTATGCCAAACACATGGCCGACCATGGCGTAGAGAAAGCTGATATCCCTTTCAACAACATCGAAAGCGGTCAGATTTATCAGTATAAATTCCGCATGTTGCCGATTGCCTACACTTGGGGGATCGATCACAAGGTCAAAATCCTCATCAGTTCGAGCAACTATACACGCTATCAGGTCAATCCAAATCTTCCGATCGAGGATGGCGAATTTTTCCGCCGTAAGCCGGGTGATGGTCAGACCTATATGTACAATGGTGTGGAAATGGCGCCACGCGTAGCGGTGCAGCGTGTTCATTTTTCGCCGGAACACCCTGCATACATCAATTTGCCCGTTTATGATCCCAACTTTTTTGTGGGAGAGGCCGAGGCAGCAACGATGGAAATGGGTACCGATATGCTGATCTACCCCAATCCGACGCGCAACATTGCCACCGTACACGCGAGCAAGCCCGGGAACTACCGTTTGCAAGTGTTCAATGCGATCGGGCAATTGGTCATTGACGGTGACATGCGTGAGCAAATGGAATTGGAAATGGGCGCCATGCAAAGCGGCGTGTATTTCGTCAAGATGATCGACCAAAAAACCGGAAAATCAGCCTCCGAAAAGTTGGTGGTGCAGAAGTAA
- a CDS encoding carboxypeptidase-like regulatory domain-containing protein → MKRIALFCLFVVAAVVGQAQFVELKTVTFKGRILDSETNEALVGAQVQVKAKSAGAMSDESGNYSLAVTFQGDEAVDIEVSYLGYSPQITKVTAKSATQLSFSLRSTAVLGAEVVITGSRVAENILQSPVTIQKMGISEIQGAASGDFYQSIGNLAGVDITTSSIGFKTVNTRGFNTTSPVRSVQFIDGMDNQAPGLNFPVGNLVGANDLDLQSVELISGAASALYGPNAFQGVISMTTKDPYLYQGLSLQLKGGSLDRDMFDGQFRYAHAFGAKQRFAIKVTGSGSKAGEWWATDSVANLYGDISTTQNLSSIVQQQQYDQSLSQEDRDKWIALNNYLDFNPVAYPGNVDITAPGYREIDLTKRFSHSIKFGAGLHYKLKDSLELSYDYKFGRGTAIYQGTNRYGINNILFQQHRLELKGKNGFVRAYTTLENAGDSYDIVFTAINISKAGVGNYVSEYLKQYFGTLDTLTNGFDADADPWMVDSAKAAALTAASDAWYQPGSTTFDSLFNTITTNPDLKEGSKFVDRSSLQHVEGQYNFNLKPLDLMMGGNVRRYDPNSFGTIFRDTLINVGDTLPNGQNDPDAKYADISQWEVGAYVQASKRLLDDRLKISGSLRFDKNQNFKPQVSPRLSAVYSFRTHNFRVAAQSAFRSPTLQNQYILLDLGPITLSGNLDGWENLYTLASVEDFQDHYDSTFEIDPTRLQTITLAPLKQEQIKSLEVGYRTILGERLFIDLSGYYSIYSNFIGDVRVVNPLNGAVAGEESGENALLTNSGSNQTYQVYQIPTNASENVTSYGGTLAMSFYFGKGISATANYTLSILDTTGLTDPIIPGFNTPKHKFNVGVTGRNVWKGLGFGANFKWVDNFYWESSFGDGPVPSYSMMDAQISYDVKSWKSVFRLGASNLLGNYHIEAYGSPTIGRIAYLSWTLDLKK, encoded by the coding sequence ATGAAGCGTATTGCTTTGTTTTGCCTATTTGTCGTTGCTGCAGTCGTAGGTCAGGCGCAGTTTGTCGAGCTCAAAACCGTGACCTTCAAGGGTCGGATCCTCGACAGTGAGACGAACGAAGCCTTGGTAGGGGCACAAGTGCAGGTAAAGGCCAAATCGGCGGGTGCCATGTCGGATGAATCCGGAAATTATTCACTTGCAGTGACCTTTCAGGGGGACGAGGCGGTGGATATAGAGGTGAGCTACCTGGGTTATTCGCCGCAAATCACCAAAGTGACAGCCAAATCGGCAACCCAATTGTCATTCAGTTTGCGCAGCACCGCCGTTTTGGGGGCAGAAGTGGTGATTACGGGTTCGCGCGTCGCCGAAAACATTTTGCAGTCGCCCGTCACCATTCAAAAAATGGGCATTAGCGAAATTCAAGGTGCAGCTTCCGGGGATTTTTACCAGAGCATCGGGAATTTGGCTGGGGTGGACATCACCACTTCGAGTATTGGCTTCAAGACCGTGAATACCCGCGGTTTCAATACGACTTCACCGGTGCGCTCGGTGCAATTCATTGACGGGATGGACAATCAGGCGCCCGGTTTGAATTTCCCGGTCGGCAACTTGGTGGGCGCCAATGATCTCGACCTCCAAAGTGTCGAATTGATTTCCGGAGCCGCATCTGCCTTGTATGGCCCGAATGCGTTTCAAGGGGTCATCAGCATGACCACCAAGGATCCCTATCTCTATCAAGGACTGAGTTTGCAGCTAAAAGGCGGATCCTTGGATCGCGACATGTTTGATGGCCAATTTCGCTATGCCCATGCCTTTGGCGCCAAACAACGTTTCGCCATCAAGGTAACAGGTTCGGGTTCAAAAGCAGGAGAATGGTGGGCGACCGATTCGGTGGCTAATCTCTATGGCGACATCAGCACGACGCAAAATCTCAGCTCGATCGTGCAACAACAACAGTATGATCAGAGCTTGAGCCAGGAAGACCGCGATAAATGGATTGCCCTCAACAACTACCTGGATTTCAACCCTGTTGCCTATCCGGGGAATGTCGATATCACCGCCCCCGGCTACCGCGAAATTGACCTCACCAAACGTTTTTCGCATAGCATCAAGTTTGGGGCCGGCTTGCATTACAAGCTTAAAGACAGCCTTGAGTTAAGCTACGATTACAAATTTGGTCGCGGAACGGCGATTTACCAGGGCACCAACCGGTATGGCATCAACAACATTCTCTTTCAGCAGCATCGTCTGGAATTGAAAGGCAAGAATGGTTTTGTACGCGCCTACACGACCTTGGAAAATGCGGGTGATAGCTATGACATCGTGTTTACCGCGATCAATATCTCAAAGGCGGGCGTGGGAAACTACGTTTCCGAGTATCTGAAGCAGTACTTCGGAACGTTGGATACCCTGACGAATGGATTTGATGCAGATGCAGATCCTTGGATGGTCGACAGCGCCAAAGCAGCAGCCTTGACTGCGGCATCTGACGCTTGGTATCAGCCGGGTTCCACCACGTTTGACAGTCTGTTTAACACGATCACAACCAATCCGGACCTCAAGGAAGGTTCGAAATTTGTGGACCGTTCCTCTTTGCAACATGTTGAAGGTCAATACAATTTTAACCTGAAGCCATTGGATCTGATGATGGGCGGAAACGTGCGGCGGTATGATCCCAATTCTTTCGGTACCATTTTCAGGGACACCCTGATCAACGTCGGTGACACCCTGCCCAATGGTCAAAATGACCCTGATGCAAAGTATGCAGACATTTCGCAATGGGAAGTGGGAGCCTATGTGCAGGCATCCAAGCGTTTGCTCGATGACCGTCTGAAAATCTCCGGCTCCTTGCGTTTTGATAAGAATCAAAATTTCAAGCCGCAGGTATCGCCGAGATTGTCGGCTGTTTATTCGTTTCGGACACACAATTTCCGTGTCGCAGCACAAAGCGCATTCCGCAGCCCGACGTTGCAAAATCAGTACATTTTGCTCGATTTGGGTCCGATCACGCTCTCCGGAAACCTCGATGGATGGGAAAATCTCTATACCTTGGCCTCCGTGGAGGACTTTCAAGATCATTATGATTCGACCTTTGAAATTGATCCGACGCGTTTGCAGACCATCACCTTGGCACCGCTCAAACAAGAGCAAATCAAGTCCTTGGAAGTCGGATACCGCACCATCTTGGGCGAACGGCTTTTCATCGACCTTTCAGGCTATTACAGCATCTACAGCAACTTCATTGGCGATGTCAGGGTCGTGAACCCGCTGAATGGCGCCGTGGCAGGGGAGGAGAGCGGGGAAAATGCCTTACTCACCAATTCAGGCAGCAACCAAACCTACCAAGTCTATCAGATCCCCACGAATGCAAGTGAGAATGTCACAAGCTATGGTGGCACATTGGCGATGTCGTTTTATTTCGGAAAGGGTATTTCTGCAACCGCGAACTATACGCTTTCGATTTTGGACACGACCGGTTTGACCGACCCGATTATCCCTGGATTCAACACGCCAAAGCATAAATTCAATGTCGGTGTCACTGGCCGGAATGTTTGGAAAGGCTTGGGATTTGGCGCCAATTTCAAATGGGTCGACAATTTCTATTGGGAAAGCAGCTTTGGTGATGGGCCCGTTCCGAGCTATTCCATGATGGATGCTCAAATCAGCTATGATGTAAAATCTTGGAAATCAGTATTCAGGCTTGGTGCTTCCAATTTGCTGGGGAATTACCACATCGAAGCTTATGGTTCACCAACCATTGGCCGTATCGCCTATTTGAGCTGGACCTTGGACCTGAAAAAGTAG
- a CDS encoding DUF4268 domain-containing protein produces MFSKEEAKQLRIDFWTAFGVYMRQHLPVADANKKWVNYNTGVKGIFFRLDAEPKFVRVSITVEHSDEGIRGLFYEQWLELRSYLEIESNAEWTWVREEFLPDGRPISRISRMQQGLSLYNRADWSSMFQFLESGILPLDSIWADCGDVFKDLAE; encoded by the coding sequence ATGTTTTCCAAGGAAGAGGCCAAGCAACTCCGTATCGACTTTTGGACCGCGTTTGGCGTGTACATGCGACAACATTTGCCTGTGGCAGACGCCAACAAGAAATGGGTCAATTACAACACCGGCGTGAAGGGCATATTTTTCCGATTGGATGCTGAACCGAAATTTGTGCGGGTATCCATTACGGTTGAGCATTCAGACGAAGGAATTCGGGGCCTTTTTTATGAACAATGGCTGGAACTCCGTAGCTACCTGGAAATAGAATCGAATGCGGAATGGACATGGGTTCGAGAAGAATTCCTCCCGGACGGACGCCCGATCAGCCGCATTTCCAGAATGCAGCAGGGACTCAGCCTCTACAACCGTGCAGATTGGTCGTCGATGTTTCAATTTTTGGAAAGCGGAATCCTCCCCCTCGATAGCATTTGGGCAGATTGCGGCGATGTTTTCAAGGACCTTGCCGAATGA
- a CDS encoding acetyl-CoA hydrolase/transferase family protein — protein sequence MTFLTPIQALQCVQSGDRVFIHSAAAAPQILIDALVQRAPDLRNVEIVHLHHEATAPYAAPEYKDSFRVSSLFIGPNVRKATNDSRADNIDYIPVFLSEVPLLFRRGLLKIDVALIQVSPPDSHGFCSLGVSVDASLAAVETARDVVAVINPSMPRSHGDGIVHVSKLKFLVEDNSPIFESEVPVPDAIQMAIGGHVASLIEDGATLQMGIGAIPNAVLAALGNHKDLGIHTEMFSDGVVDLVEKGIITGKYKKRHHGMIVSGFVMGSRRVYDFIDDNPQVRMLDIAYVNDTAVIRKQHKMTAVNSAIEVDMTGQVCADSIGRFLYSGVGGQMDFIRGASLAEGGKPIIALPSLTSKGESRIVPYLKSGAGVVTTRAHVHYIVTEYGIANLYGKSIRQRAAALLEIAHPDHRERLAAEYFGG from the coding sequence ATGACCTTTTTGACACCCATTCAAGCATTGCAGTGCGTCCAATCCGGGGACCGCGTCTTCATTCATAGCGCGGCTGCTGCTCCTCAAATATTGATTGATGCCTTGGTACAACGTGCGCCAGACCTGCGAAATGTAGAGATCGTGCACCTGCACCATGAAGCCACGGCGCCTTACGCCGCTCCCGAATACAAAGATAGTTTCAGGGTCTCGTCACTGTTTATCGGCCCCAACGTGAGAAAGGCCACCAACGACAGCCGCGCTGACAATATTGACTACATTCCCGTATTTCTCAGCGAAGTACCATTGCTTTTCAGGCGTGGGTTGCTCAAAATCGATGTGGCCTTGATTCAGGTTTCTCCGCCGGATAGCCATGGATTCTGCAGCTTGGGCGTTTCAGTCGATGCAAGTTTGGCAGCCGTGGAAACGGCACGCGATGTTGTCGCCGTCATCAATCCCAGTATGCCAAGGAGCCATGGCGACGGCATTGTACATGTGAGCAAACTCAAATTTTTGGTCGAGGACAATTCGCCGATTTTTGAAAGCGAGGTTCCTGTGCCTGATGCAATACAAATGGCAATCGGTGGACATGTGGCAAGTTTGATCGAAGACGGCGCCACCCTGCAAATGGGGATCGGTGCCATTCCGAATGCAGTTTTGGCAGCACTTGGGAATCACAAAGACCTCGGAATCCACACGGAAATGTTCAGTGACGGCGTGGTAGACCTCGTCGAAAAGGGCATTATCACAGGAAAATACAAAAAACGCCACCACGGGATGATTGTTTCCGGGTTTGTGATGGGTTCTCGGAGGGTGTATGACTTTATCGATGACAACCCGCAAGTGCGCATGTTGGACATCGCTTATGTAAATGATACGGCGGTGATCCGAAAGCAGCATAAAATGACCGCCGTCAACAGTGCGATCGAAGTCGATATGACGGGACAGGTCTGCGCCGACAGCATAGGAAGGTTCCTCTACAGTGGAGTTGGCGGTCAAATGGACTTCATCCGAGGCGCTTCATTGGCAGAAGGCGGAAAGCCAATTATTGCCCTGCCATCGCTTACAAGCAAAGGCGAAAGCCGGATCGTGCCTTACCTGAAGTCCGGTGCAGGCGTTGTGACGACCCGTGCACACGTACATTACATCGTGACCGAATACGGAATAGCAAATCTATACGGGAAATCAATCCGGCAACGTGCAGCAGCATTGCTTGAGATCGCCCATCCTGATCATCGGGAGCGGTTGGCTGCTGAATATTTTGGAGGTTAA
- a CDS encoding RHS repeat protein: MKHFGKLAFWSMIVFAAGCTSEGSREAESKGTAADSLKQQVAPLQGNMKREFTMIMGDSSTAQSDWQLSADYTYDDAGHEIAVVVYGANPQRITTQYDAGGYETLKVEDMGGAAQTMEYRSVWNDNHTQQTTELFSAADSRVVLKVINKFDTNGTLIASEEEDRRFVEAITQVKMRMELDSKGRVIRQFESFDGKELLGVKYSYNDSGNPTKIERMDNEGNPSQIEYFEYNPDGKKTAIYLQDFSAYFKTKQLKAKFEYDKLGRLTKQVQYKGLCDEAGFAAGKCMVNETVVYTYDAQGRVLTEEHARQGPDLPAKKMRFEYSGKVPVK; the protein is encoded by the coding sequence ATGAAACATTTTGGTAAGCTGGCATTTTGGTCGATGATTGTTTTCGCTGCCGGATGCACCTCTGAAGGCAGCCGTGAAGCTGAAAGTAAGGGCACTGCGGCTGATAGCTTGAAGCAGCAGGTTGCTCCGCTTCAAGGCAATATGAAGCGGGAATTTACCATGATCATGGGGGATTCCAGTACTGCCCAAAGCGATTGGCAACTGTCAGCAGACTATACTTACGATGACGCCGGGCATGAAATTGCCGTAGTTGTTTACGGCGCAAATCCTCAACGCATAACTACACAATACGATGCCGGGGGATATGAAACTTTAAAGGTAGAAGACATGGGCGGAGCGGCTCAGACCATGGAATACCGTTCAGTTTGGAACGACAATCACACCCAGCAAACGACGGAATTGTTTTCCGCCGCCGATTCACGGGTGGTGCTAAAGGTGATTAACAAATTTGATACAAATGGAACTTTGATCGCTTCGGAAGAGGAAGACCGCAGGTTTGTGGAGGCAATAACACAGGTCAAGATGCGGATGGAACTCGATTCGAAAGGAAGGGTGATCAGACAATTTGAGTCTTTTGATGGGAAGGAACTCTTGGGAGTCAAGTACAGCTACAATGACAGCGGCAACCCAACCAAGATCGAGCGAATGGACAATGAGGGCAATCCTTCGCAAATTGAATACTTTGAATACAACCCGGATGGCAAAAAGACTGCGATTTATTTGCAGGATTTTAGTGCCTATTTTAAGACCAAGCAGTTGAAAGCCAAGTTTGAATATGACAAACTTGGACGTCTGACAAAGCAGGTGCAATACAAGGGGCTCTGTGACGAGGCGGGTTTTGCGGCCGGGAAATGCATGGTGAATGAAACAGTTGTCTACACTTATGATGCCCAAGGTCGCGTCTTAACTGAGGAGCATGCGCGGCAAGGTCCTGACCTTCCGGCAAAAAAAATGCGATTTGAGTACAGCGGCAAGGTTCCCGTGAAGTAA
- a CDS encoding gliding motility-associated C-terminal domain-containing protein — MKRILSFLALLLLLSVGVLHAQNSENYSGALPKGEDESGVFIPNAFTPNGDGVNDVFYIPDANFTRFEFQVFDRWGNRVYFSDSPSFRWTGESAGKQVASGIYVFVLSASNAKKADIRRSGNITIVR, encoded by the coding sequence ATGAAGAGGATTCTATCCTTTCTCGCATTGTTGCTCTTGCTTTCTGTGGGTGTCCTGCACGCGCAGAACAGTGAAAATTATTCTGGTGCCCTACCCAAGGGTGAAGACGAAAGCGGGGTTTTTATCCCGAACGCCTTCACACCCAATGGCGACGGTGTCAATGATGTTTTTTATATCCCTGACGCCAACTTCACAAGATTTGAATTTCAAGTCTTTGACCGTTGGGGAAACAGGGTTTATTTTTCAGACTCCCCCTCTTTTCGCTGGACCGGCGAATCGGCAGGCAAACAAGTCGCTTCAGGCATCTATGTCTTTGTACTCAGCGCTTCCAATGCCAAGAAGGCCGATATCAGGCGTTCAGGCAACATCACTATTGTCCGCTAA
- a CDS encoding S9 family peptidase, producing the protein MKKRHFLPIVAALLLVACNKPDGQSQNSDQSHDSMPLIPVTYPQTAKVDVEEDFFGTKVKDPFRWLEVEDSAATKDWVAEQNKVTFGWLEKVPFRNKIKERLEKVWNYPKYSAPFKEGNHYFFYKNDGLQNQAILYIQDGLDGEPRVFLDPNKLSADGTASLSTFSVSADGKRAVYGVSEGGSDWNEFFVMDVDKGEKVADHLKWIKFSGAAWQGDGFFYSRFAEPKANKQLSSENENQQVYFHKLGTDQSKDQLIYQDPAHPKRGVYAGTTEDERFLLLFLSEGATNDNALKVKDLSKLGSKFIDIVTTFDNSYNVIDNVGDQLLVMTNEGAPKQRLVKIDVNKPAKENWTVVIPEKEEVMTGVSLVGGKIFASYLKDASSKIYVYSVDGKSLGEVTLPGIGTASDIQGKKDDKTAFYTFTSFTYPTTIFKYDVETNKSEQYRKSEVDFDPTKYETNQVFYNSKDGTKVPMFIVHKKGLKMDGNNPTLLYAYGGFNINILPAFSTSNIVLLENGGIYAVANLRGGGEYGESWHQGGMLLKKQNVFDDFIGAAEYLIANKYTSSEKLGIMGRSNGGLLVGAVMCQRPDLFKVAYPGVGVMDMLRYHKFTIGHAWAVEYGRSDSAAHFANLYGYSPLHNLKDGTAYPATMVTTADHDDRVVPAHSYKFIARLQEAHKGKLPVLIRIDTMAGHGAGKPTSKIIEEAADIWAFLFYNTNSPVIY; encoded by the coding sequence ATGAAAAAAAGACACTTCCTGCCGATTGTTGCTGCTTTGTTGCTTGTAGCCTGCAACAAGCCTGATGGACAGTCGCAAAACTCTGATCAATCTCACGATTCCATGCCCCTGATTCCCGTTACCTACCCTCAAACCGCAAAAGTCGATGTTGAAGAGGATTTCTTTGGCACCAAAGTCAAAGATCCATTCCGTTGGCTCGAGGTCGAGGATTCTGCTGCGACAAAAGATTGGGTCGCTGAGCAAAACAAAGTAACCTTTGGTTGGCTGGAAAAGGTGCCATTCCGCAACAAAATCAAGGAGCGCCTCGAGAAAGTCTGGAATTACCCAAAATATTCCGCCCCGTTCAAGGAAGGCAATCACTATTTCTTCTACAAAAACGACGGACTTCAGAATCAAGCCATTCTCTACATTCAAGATGGTTTGGATGGCGAACCCCGGGTTTTCTTGGATCCCAACAAGTTGTCAGCCGACGGCACGGCCTCCCTTTCTACATTTAGCGTTTCCGCTGATGGCAAGCGTGCCGTTTATGGCGTATCGGAAGGCGGCTCTGACTGGAACGAATTTTTTGTCATGGACGTGGACAAAGGCGAAAAAGTCGCCGATCACTTGAAATGGATCAAATTCTCGGGCGCAGCCTGGCAAGGGGATGGCTTTTTTTACAGCAGATTTGCCGAACCCAAAGCCAACAAACAGCTTTCCTCTGAAAACGAAAATCAGCAGGTCTATTTCCACAAGCTCGGCACAGATCAAAGCAAGGATCAGTTGATTTATCAAGATCCAGCCCATCCGAAACGTGGTGTTTATGCTGGGACTACGGAGGATGAACGCTTCCTTTTGTTGTTTTTGAGCGAAGGTGCCACCAATGACAATGCACTGAAAGTCAAAGATCTGTCCAAGCTAGGATCCAAATTCATTGACATCGTCACGACATTTGACAACAGTTACAATGTGATTGACAACGTCGGCGACCAGCTGCTTGTGATGACCAACGAAGGCGCCCCCAAGCAACGCTTGGTCAAAATCGACGTCAATAAGCCTGCAAAGGAAAACTGGACGGTCGTTATTCCTGAAAAGGAAGAAGTCATGACGGGTGTTTCGCTTGTCGGCGGGAAAATTTTTGCAAGCTACTTGAAGGATGCAAGCAGCAAAATCTACGTTTATTCCGTCGACGGCAAGTCCCTTGGCGAAGTGACGCTGCCCGGCATCGGCACTGCGAGCGATATTCAAGGTAAAAAGGATGATAAAACGGCATTCTACACCTTTACTTCCTTTACCTATCCCACGACGATCTTCAAATACGACGTCGAAACCAACAAATCCGAACAATACCGGAAGTCGGAAGTCGATTTTGATCCCACGAAGTATGAGACCAATCAGGTCTTCTACAATAGCAAGGACGGCACCAAGGTGCCGATGTTCATCGTCCACAAAAAGGGCTTGAAAATGGACGGCAACAATCCGACGTTGCTCTATGCCTACGGCGGATTTAACATCAACATTTTGCCTGCGTTCAGCACCTCCAACATTGTATTGCTTGAAAATGGCGGCATCTATGCGGTAGCCAACCTGCGTGGTGGCGGCGAATACGGCGAATCCTGGCACCAAGGTGGCATGCTCCTGAAGAAGCAAAATGTATTTGACGACTTCATCGGCGCCGCCGAATACCTGATCGCCAACAAATACACAAGCTCCGAGAAGCTGGGTATCATGGGCCGCTCCAATGGCGGATTGCTCGTCGGCGCGGTCATGTGCCAACGTCCCGACCTTTTTAAAGTCGCCTACCCAGGTGTCGGCGTCATGGACATGCTGCGCTACCACAAATTCACCATCGGCCACGCATGGGCCGTCGAATATGGCCGCAGTGACTCTGCCGCGCATTTCGCCAACCTCTATGGTTATTCGCCGCTTCACAACCTCAAAGACGGCACCGCATACCCCGCAACGATGGTCACCACCGCAGACCACGACGACCGCGTCGTACCGGCACACAGCTACAAGTTCATTGCACGTCTGCAGGAGGCGCACAAGGGCAAATTGCCCGTCTTGATTCGGATCGATACGATGGCAGGTCACGGTGCCGGAAAGCCGACCAGTAAAATTATTGAAGAGGCCGCCGACATTTGGGCCTTCCTCTTCTACAATACCAATTCGCCAGTGATCTATTGA